In the Oryzias latipes chromosome 23, ASM223467v1 genome, one interval contains:
- the dcp1b gene encoding mRNA-decapping enzyme 1B isoform X1 — MTATSEGSSGCNAAKGLDISLAALQRQDPYINNIVDVASQVALYTYNNRTNEWEKTEVEGTLFIYTRLASPRHGFTIMNRLSMDNLTEPITKDLDFQLQDPFLLYRNARLVIHGIWFYDKEDCQRVAQRMKILTHQEQLLAHNQDGWLSPGRGREGIIGAGKGGGSSKTKPVDIIQMLTKARSEFDKEKPPSEPKEIGGSSVLFGNPNLIKPIPVKPHTQSSEGSEPKALSLATLFGSQHHTPHSSISAPPPAGRAATTTGKVSRPPVARTLTYDDAVTSAVGHIALAGGSDGDVRPLPGEESGNVVAVLLSPSPSTQPLQNEPQHCPAIAKLMQGQRSVGGGLQTVSESPENRLCDNGVPLDQHHHLYHHHHQQHHHHHHHHQQQQQLHHDPIKKLFQSHSLPQLATTFSSAVRPTACCSNPPPLQAHSHLSPHFVAGESASCPHLQVQQSQQLFFRLPESQTEEQHSSQTAAASLGTGLPSQLQGVVSPHELLQKLQLVQQEQSLSSLDLPRPHPGLAPRFLGPNQNLSASSPAGPAAASLTAGQKTALQCQVISPQRIPATVPPTQLLAPSVFTQTKLSSGSSAIAQESHAAPTTLPQPPQQEEVRALSKSQLQAALLHLIQTDSSFLNSIYEAYVSRFANSSSSKY; from the exons ATGACAGCGACCTCTGAAGGTAGCAGTGGCTGTAATGCTGCGAAAGGACTGGACATAAGTCTCGCTGCTCTGCAGCGACAAGACccatatataaataatattgtCGATGTGGCCAGCCAAGTCGCTCTGTATACATataacaacagaacaaatgAGTGG GAGAAGACGGAAGTTGAAGGCACTCTTTTTATTTACACAAG ATTGGCATCTCCAAGACACGGATTTACCATTATGAACCGTCTCAGCATGGACAATCTGACAGAGCCGATCACAAAAGACTTGGACTTTCAGCTTCAGGACCCTTTCCTGCTTTATCGCAACGCACGAT tggttATTCATGGGATTTGGTTCTATGATAAGGAAGACTGTCAACGTGTTGCccagaggatgaagat TCTGACCCATCAGGAGCAGCTCCTGGCTCATAACCAGGATGGGTGGTTGTCAccaggaagaggaagagaaggAATAATAGGAGctggaaaaggaggaggaagcaGTAAAACAAAGCCAGTCGACATCATCCAGATGTTGACCAAAGCGCGCAGCGAATTCGACAAA GAAAAACCTCCCTCAGAACCAAAAGAGATTGGTGGGAGCAGTGTCCTTTTTGGAAACCCCAACCTCATCAAACCAATACCCGTTAAACCACACACTCAG AGCAGTGAGGGTTCTGAGCCCAAGGCTCTTTCTTTGGCGACCCTGTTTGGATCTCAGCATCACACACCGCACTCCTCTATATCTgctccccctcctgctgggaggGCTGCCACAACCACAGGAAAAGTCTCTCGCCCCCCGGTGGCTCGCACTTTGACCTACGACGATGCGGTCACCTCAGCTGTTGGACACATTGCTCTTGCCGGGGGCTCAGATGGAGATGTCAGGCCACTACCTGGTGAAGAGAGTGGAAACGTTGTAGCTGTTCTGCTCAGTCCCTCCCCCTCCACTCAACCTCTGCAGAACGAACCCCAACACTGCCCGGCCATTGCAAAGCTGATGCAGGGCCAGAGGAGTGTTGGAGGCGGCCTGCAAACCGTCTCTGAGTCCCCGGAGAACCGACTGTGTGATAATGGGGTGCCCCTGGACCAACACCACCACCTgtatcatcatcaccatcagcagcaccaccaccatcatcatcatcaccagcagcagcagcagcttcaccaTGATCCAATAAAGAAGCTTTTTCAAAGTCATTCACTTCCTCAACTGGCCACCACCTTTTCCTCCGCTGTCCGGCCCACCGCTTGTTGCTCCAATCCACCCCCTCTTCAGGCTCACTCTCACCTCTCCCCCCATTTTGTAGCAGGAGAGTCTGCCTCGTGCCCCCACCTTCAAGTACAGCAAAGCCAGCAGCTGTTTTTCAGACTTCCAGAGTCCCAAACAGAAGAACAGcacagcagccaaacagcagcagcttcactgGGAACAG GTCTGCCATCCCAGTTGCAGGGAGTGGTTTCACCTCATGAACTCCTCCAGAAGCTGCAGTTGGTCCAGCAAGAACAGAGCCTGAGCTCTCTTGATCTGCCGCGACCTCACCCCGGATTGGCTCCTCGATTCCTGGGCCCAAACCAAAACCTCAGTGCCAGTTCACCGGCGGGACCAGCCGCAGCCTCGCTCACTGCAGGTCAAAAAACGGCCCTGCAGTGTCAG GTCATTTCCCCCCAACGTATACCAGCCACCGTGCCCCCCACTCAACTCCTTGCTCCCAGTGTGTTCACTCAGACAAAGCTCAGCAGTGGCTCGTCTGCCATTGCTCAGGAAAGCCATGCTGCACCCACAACCCTgccccaacccccccagcagGAGGAGGTCAGAGCCCTTTCCAAAAGCCAGCTTCAAGCCGCGCTGCTGCATTTAATCCAG ACTGACAGCTCATTTCTGAACTCCATCTACGAAGCATACGTCAGCCGATTCGCTAACAGCTCCAGCAGCAAGTACTGA
- the dcp1b gene encoding mRNA-decapping enzyme 1B isoform X2 codes for MNRLSMDNLTEPITKDLDFQLQDPFLLYRNARLVIHGIWFYDKEDCQRVAQRMKILTHQEQLLAHNQDGWLSPGRGREGIIGAGKGGGSSKTKPVDIIQMLTKARSEFDKEKPPSEPKEIGGSSVLFGNPNLIKPIPVKPHTQSSEGSEPKALSLATLFGSQHHTPHSSISAPPPAGRAATTTGKVSRPPVARTLTYDDAVTSAVGHIALAGGSDGDVRPLPGEESGNVVAVLLSPSPSTQPLQNEPQHCPAIAKLMQGQRSVGGGLQTVSESPENRLCDNGVPLDQHHHLYHHHHQQHHHHHHHHQQQQQLHHDPIKKLFQSHSLPQLATTFSSAVRPTACCSNPPPLQAHSHLSPHFVAGESASCPHLQVQQSQQLFFRLPESQTEEQHSSQTAAASLGTGLPSQLQGVVSPHELLQKLQLVQQEQSLSSLDLPRPHPGLAPRFLGPNQNLSASSPAGPAAASLTAGQKTALQCQVISPQRIPATVPPTQLLAPSVFTQTKLSSGSSAIAQESHAAPTTLPQPPQQEEVRALSKSQLQAALLHLIQTDSSFLNSIYEAYVSRFANSSSSKY; via the exons ATGAACCGTCTCAGCATGGACAATCTGACAGAGCCGATCACAAAAGACTTGGACTTTCAGCTTCAGGACCCTTTCCTGCTTTATCGCAACGCACGAT tggttATTCATGGGATTTGGTTCTATGATAAGGAAGACTGTCAACGTGTTGCccagaggatgaagat TCTGACCCATCAGGAGCAGCTCCTGGCTCATAACCAGGATGGGTGGTTGTCAccaggaagaggaagagaaggAATAATAGGAGctggaaaaggaggaggaagcaGTAAAACAAAGCCAGTCGACATCATCCAGATGTTGACCAAAGCGCGCAGCGAATTCGACAAA GAAAAACCTCCCTCAGAACCAAAAGAGATTGGTGGGAGCAGTGTCCTTTTTGGAAACCCCAACCTCATCAAACCAATACCCGTTAAACCACACACTCAG AGCAGTGAGGGTTCTGAGCCCAAGGCTCTTTCTTTGGCGACCCTGTTTGGATCTCAGCATCACACACCGCACTCCTCTATATCTgctccccctcctgctgggaggGCTGCCACAACCACAGGAAAAGTCTCTCGCCCCCCGGTGGCTCGCACTTTGACCTACGACGATGCGGTCACCTCAGCTGTTGGACACATTGCTCTTGCCGGGGGCTCAGATGGAGATGTCAGGCCACTACCTGGTGAAGAGAGTGGAAACGTTGTAGCTGTTCTGCTCAGTCCCTCCCCCTCCACTCAACCTCTGCAGAACGAACCCCAACACTGCCCGGCCATTGCAAAGCTGATGCAGGGCCAGAGGAGTGTTGGAGGCGGCCTGCAAACCGTCTCTGAGTCCCCGGAGAACCGACTGTGTGATAATGGGGTGCCCCTGGACCAACACCACCACCTgtatcatcatcaccatcagcagcaccaccaccatcatcatcatcaccagcagcagcagcagcttcaccaTGATCCAATAAAGAAGCTTTTTCAAAGTCATTCACTTCCTCAACTGGCCACCACCTTTTCCTCCGCTGTCCGGCCCACCGCTTGTTGCTCCAATCCACCCCCTCTTCAGGCTCACTCTCACCTCTCCCCCCATTTTGTAGCAGGAGAGTCTGCCTCGTGCCCCCACCTTCAAGTACAGCAAAGCCAGCAGCTGTTTTTCAGACTTCCAGAGTCCCAAACAGAAGAACAGcacagcagccaaacagcagcagcttcactgGGAACAG GTCTGCCATCCCAGTTGCAGGGAGTGGTTTCACCTCATGAACTCCTCCAGAAGCTGCAGTTGGTCCAGCAAGAACAGAGCCTGAGCTCTCTTGATCTGCCGCGACCTCACCCCGGATTGGCTCCTCGATTCCTGGGCCCAAACCAAAACCTCAGTGCCAGTTCACCGGCGGGACCAGCCGCAGCCTCGCTCACTGCAGGTCAAAAAACGGCCCTGCAGTGTCAG GTCATTTCCCCCCAACGTATACCAGCCACCGTGCCCCCCACTCAACTCCTTGCTCCCAGTGTGTTCACTCAGACAAAGCTCAGCAGTGGCTCGTCTGCCATTGCTCAGGAAAGCCATGCTGCACCCACAACCCTgccccaacccccccagcagGAGGAGGTCAGAGCCCTTTCCAAAAGCCAGCTTCAAGCCGCGCTGCTGCATTTAATCCAG ACTGACAGCTCATTTCTGAACTCCATCTACGAAGCATACGTCAGCCGATTCGCTAACAGCTCCAGCAGCAAGTACTGA